CCAAGCCCCATGCCTCCGGTTGGCGGCAGGCCGTATCCGAGAGCGTTTATGAAGTCATAATCTACAGTCTGGGCTTCAAGGTCTCCAAGTTTTCTCTTCTTATCCTGATCTTCGAACCTCTTTTCCTGCTCAAGAGGATCATTTAACTCGGAATATCCGTTTGCCAGTTCCCAGCCGTTAAGGAAAAGCTCAAAGCGCTCGACAAAACCTGCTTTTTCCCTGTGGCTCTTAGCCAGAGGGGAGTTTTCTACAGGGAAGTCATATATGAAAGTTGGGTTTATGAGCTTGTCTTCTACAAGACCCTCAAAAAGCAGGGCAAGAAACTCGCCGTGGCTCTTTGCTTTCTCATAATCTTCAATCCTGTTTTCGATTGCGATTTTCTTCAGCTCTTCGAGAGAATGGGCAAAGACATCAAGACCAGCGTACTCTTTTAAGGCGTCTTCCATGGAAGTCCTCTTCCAGGGGGAACGGAGGTTAATGGTTTTTTCTCCCATTTTAACTTCGTAGCCGCCTGTTAACTTGAATACGAGTTCCGAGATCAGGGCTTCGGTTAAGTCCATCATGTCATTGTAGTCCCTGTAAGCCTCGTAGACCTCGATCATTGTGAACTCAGGGTTGTGGGTTGTGTCTATGTCTTCGTTCCTGAAGTTTTTGCAGATTTCGAAAACTTTCTCGTATCCGCCGACAACAAGCCTCTTGAGGTAAAGTTCTGGAGCAATCCTCAGGAAAAGGTTCTGCCCGAGGCAGTTGTGGAAAGTGGTAAACGGTCTTGCATTTGCCCCGCCGTACACGGTCTGAAGTATAGGGGTCTCAAACTCCAGAAATTCCCTGTCAGTAAGGAATCTTCTGATTTCCGAGATGAGCTTGCTCCTCATGACGAAGATCTCTCTTTTCTCGGCATTGACTATAAGGTCGAGGTACCTTTTCCTGTACCTTGTTTCAATATCCTTTAACCCGTGGAATTTTTCAGGAAGGGCACAGAGGGATTTTGAGAGCAGAGAGAATTCGGAGACACTGATTGAGTTTTCTCCTCTCTTTGTCCTGAAAAGGCTGCCCTGAATACCTACAATATCTCCGGAATCTACAAGGTTTTTAAAAGTCTCGAATTCTTCATCCGGGAGGTTTCCTTTCCTTATAAGAATCTGGATCCTGCCTGCCTGGTCTCCGAGATCGGCAAATATCATCTTTCCATGTTTGCGGATGTTATAGAGCCTGCCTGCAGTTCTGACAGTTAGACCTTCATTCTTTTCGAAATCCTCAAATTTTTCCAGGATCTTGCAGATGTCCCAGTTCTTTTTAAACCTATAAGGATAGGGGTTAAGTCCCTGACTTACCACACCGTTTAATTTTGCAAGTTTTGATTCGTCAAAAGCCCTAGACCCAGATAAACTTGTATCTAAATTGGTCTCGTCAGCCAGGGGAACATTTTCAGATAAATCCGTGTTGTTAATTTCCGTAGTCATTTAATCAGTACATCCTCTTCAGGTGATACGAGTGAATAACAAATAAATTGATCAGTAGTCAATAAGAGAATCGATCAATAAATGAGTCATAAATAAATTAATAATCGATAAATAAACCCAAACTCACAGCAGAATTGAGCTTAAAGAATTCACCGTCAGCGTATAAAGTTTATGTTCACTTTGCAATTTAATGCTATAAGTATGGGTTATCAAGAATAATTAACTGTGTATTAGCCTGATTCTTGACATTTATTTTTTTCCATACAGCCATCCATTTTATATAAATATTAAGAAAAAGAACCGGAACATTAATTAAAAGAACCGGAATATTAGTCAAATAATATGGTTTTACTGGTTAAATATATCATTTTTCATTAATAAAACGATGATTTTTTCTTAGAAAAATTGTTTCCACAGGCTTATTGCTGAAATATTTCTCTTATTAATTTACAGGACTTACGATTTTTCCGTTATTTTCCGTTATTTTAAAGGTAATCCTGAATTCAGTTCCGTGATCTCGTCTGGGCTCCACCTTTCCATCCATCTGGTCAACAAGGGTGCTCACTAACTGCAACCCAAGGGTTCCAAGGGTTTCAAGGCTTTCCAGTTCTATATTTTCAGGAATTCCTTTTCCATTGTCAGAAATTGTCAGGCTGAAAAGGGATTCCTGCATCTCATTACTCTTTTCTTCCCTGCAAAGCTGGATTCTAATTTCTCCTTCCTGATTTTCAGTGAATGCATGTTTAAGGGAGTTTGAAACGAGTTCATTAACAATTATTCCTAACGGGACGGCAATATCCATATTAAAGTAAGCATTTTCTTCCAGATCCATGCACAGGTGAACGCTCTTACTAAAAAGAGTGTAGGTCTGAAAAAGGTTTTCAGCTAATTTTTGGAGATATGTTGAAAAGTCCAGAGTATCGGTTCCTTCTCCTTTATAAAGTTCTTCATGGATAAGGGACATTGAGAGTACGCGACTTTGACTTTCCCTGAAAGCTTCGAGTACCGCTTTATCCTGGAACTTTTCAGACTGGAGGTCCAAAAGGGAAGAAATAACTTGCAGGTTATTCTTAATCCTGTGATGGATTTCTTTTTTTCTGGCTTCTTCAATTTTTGCCAGAGTTTCTTCTGCTCTGATACGTTCAGTAATGTCTCTTGCAATGGCTGAGACCGCTACAGGTTCTCCGGATGCATCAAAAATAGGAGAGTAAGTTACGGAGATATTTATTATTGTACCGTCCTTTTTTAACCTTAAAGTTCTGAAACGCTGGATCTTTTCTTTATGTTTAATTTTTTCAGTTAAATGTTTTATTTCCCCTTTACGGTCATCCGGTTCAAGTATTGAAACATTTTTTTCAAGAATTTCTTCGGCTGAGTATCCATAAATCTGCTCTGCCCCTTTGTTCCAGCTGGTGACAATACCATCAAGAGATTCGGTTATAATAGCATCGTCTGAAGATTCCACAGCATCTGCAAGGATCTTAATTTTCTCTTCTGCCTTTTTACTTTCAGTAATATCCTGAACCGTTCCTCGTATTCGAAGAGGGTTATTTTTCTCATCAAAAACAGCTTCTCCCTGAGCATGGACCACGCGATCTTCTCCATCATCCAGAATAATCCTAAGATCGGTGCTAAAGGGATTTCCTTTTAAAGCTCTGTTAACAACATCATCCGCATGTTCTCGATCATCGGGGTGTATAAGCTTTAAAATCTCACTGTATGGCAGGCCGAATCTTCGGGGATTACACCCTAAAATACGAAATGTCTCGTCAGACCAGTATATTTCATCAGTTTCAAGGTTCCAGTCCCAGATCCCGATATGAGCCAGTCTTTGGGCTTCAGAGAGTCTTCTCTCATTTTCCACCAGCGCCTTATAAGCTTTTTCAAGCTCAGCTGTGCGTTCTTTAACTTTTTCTTCTAAACTACCATATGCTTTTTGAAGAGCTTCTTCAGTTTTTTTGCGCTCGGTAATATCCTTGGCGATCTCGAAACGCACATCTCGACCGTCCGGCCACTTGATGATCCGGTCCATGATCATAAAATACCTCTCCACCGTGGAATTGTAGTACTCCCAATGGTAGGGCTTACCTCTCTCTTTTAAAATAACCGGATTGGTGCAGAAATCGCAGGGAGAGTCCCTCCTCTGGAACTCCCGATAGCAAATCCCTCCAATGAGTTCACCACCAAACTTCTCCTTCATCGCCTTATTCGCGTACAGTACCTCGCAAGTATACGGATCAGTCACGTACACAACGTCATCGATACCATCAAAAATGGAAAGGAGCTGCGATCGCTCGAAAGCCAGTGTCTCCTCGGTCCGTTTGCGCTCGGTGATATCGATGAACGCAGAAATAGACCCGCGTATCTTTCCCTGTTCGTCGCGCAAGGGTCTTGCGTTGCCTAACAAGTGCCGTAACGCGCCATCAGTGGTTTTTATATCGAACTCGTAATCGTTTAGTTCTATGCCTGCAGCCGATATCCGTAGCGGCATATCTGCAAGCGGGATCTCCGCTCCGTCCTTGAATAACCTAAAGGTAAGCCTCTCCCCTCCAGAAGCGGATTTGGACACATTTGTACCCTCAGGAACTTGTAACCATTCGTAGGAAAGTCGGTTCCCAGTTATCTGAAGCGCCCCGGGATCATGCGCCATCCACACGGCGGCAGGCACGGCATCCAGTACTGCTGACAGTTCGTCCGAGCGAGCCCGCTCACGCCTTTCGCTCTCCTGCATTGCATCCATAAAGGCATCGCGTTCCACAAGTGATTGGGCCAGCTTGATATTGCTGTAGCTTAGCTGTGAGATCATGTTGGCAAGCTTCATGAGAAAGGCCATTCCTGTATCCACAGCTTCCCTGCTTAACCGTGGCACTTTTTCAAGCGCCGTTATGTATTCTTTTTCATTAAAGCCGTACTTTTTAGCCTGGGATCGAAAAAATTTATAGTCCACAGACTCGTCCTCAAAAAAGAACTGCCCTGAGAAAATATTGCCGACATGCTGACCGCCCACTATGATAGGAGTCACTACGTCCCACATATTGTTCTTGCACCTGTACAGCTTAAACTCCGCAGGGAGAACGCCAGTGGACAGCTCTGTATCGCTTTCTACACAGTGCCTGCAGGTTTCGGGGTGAATCCTATGAAATTTGGTACAGATATCCTGCCACCCAATGCCTACCAGGACATTTCCTTTGAGATCATCCAGGCTCATGGGAATCTGAGCAAGCTTATAAAAATCATCCATAAGGGACTGGATAGCCTTGACGTCAACAATTTCAGCAAGCTGCAGGTCCTCTGGCTCCCGAGCAGGCGAAAGAATATCTTCCAGCTTCAGCCTGATATGTTGCTCTCTTTGGCGCAGTACCTCTTCTGCCCTTCTGACTCCGGTAATATTCTGAGTAACGCCGGAACCAGTAGGTAGTGTACCGTTGTTATCAAGTTCTAAATCTACCTTTTCGCGCACCCACCTGATTTTATTGTCTGCGGTGATGCGTGGCTCCAGATCTTCCCAATCCTCCTGCCGCACTTCCTCAACCTTCTATTGTCTACGAGTAAGTCTGACACTTCATCAACGTGAGAGTATAAATCGCACGCCATTATTTCTGAGGCTATTTCTGAGACCCTTGAATTATTCTCTGCTCGATTCTCTGTTCGGATTTTCTCTCAAAATACCAGGAAATTCATCTAAGTGACGATCAGAAAATTCATAAGTAATAATGAAAATTCATCCAAATGATAATTTGAAGTAATATATCTTTAATTTCATAAAGACATTTGGATATGTTGATCAATATTTTGCTGAATGCGTTTTAAAAGAAAAGTTAGGATAGCAAAATTGAAGAAAGTGTTTTTTAGTTGGGGGCTTAAAGTCAGAAAGAGAACATGACTATTTTCTCCTGGAACATGAATCCTTTGCAAAAAACATAGTCAAAAAACCATTTTTGTAGCAAATCCGCTCTTATACTTAAAGCTGAATCCTCTAGCTGTTTGCCTATCGGATTATGTTGATTTTTCCCATTTTTTGCGATTTCTGCTTCCTATCTTGCTTCTAACCTTTGTATGCTGTAGCTTACGGATGTTCCTGATCTGCCCGAGCCTTGTCCCATCCAGCAAATACACTTCGGCGCTTTCAAGTTCTATCCCGCCGGACGAGAAAACCGGACCCAGAAGGTCTTCCTGTGTTGACTCGTTGAAGGGAACGCCTCCGCAGAGTTCGTTAAAAGCAGGCATAATAAAGACCTCAGGATCAGCCCAATCTTTCCTGTCTTCAAAGTCAAGGTTTCCGAAGCGCTCTTTAAGGGCTTCGGCTTTAAACTTAGTCCTGACCCAGGCAGGTTCAACTATGGAGTACCCGAAGGTGTCGGTAAAACGTACTGTGGGATGGTTATGCGCAGTAATCACGTGGGATGCAGCCAGCAGTTCAGGAGCAGGCCAGGTGTGCCCGTGAAAATACCCGATTCCGTCAAGGACAGCCCCCCTGGCCGAATGTACTTTTATACCCTTTTGCCCGCTGAAGAGAAACTCGATTCCTCCATCGTGGTTTCCTGGGAAAATGTCTACATGCGCATGTTCTGCAAGAGTTTCGAGAAAACGAGGGATCTCATCCTTCTCCTGCCAGGACACCTGAGGAACGTTATGCTTTACATCTCCAAGGAGCACTACCCGGTCAGGAGAAACTGCCTGTATATATCCCAGAATCCGGTCCAGTCTGTCTTTCATGCGGCTGGGCAGATTAATCCCGCTTCTGTAGAGATCCCATTCGATTCCCAGATGGATATCGGCAATAACCAAGGCAGTTTCCGTGTTCGTGGCTGTAAGTGCAGGTTCTTCAAGAATAGGTATGATTTCAGGCGGCATAGAAACTCAGCAGGAAGATTGTTCTTAAAACGTGATTGTTCTTAAAACGTGATTGTTCTTAAAACATAATGATTTTAAAATTTAATAGAATATGAGGATAAAATTTCAAGAGGAACGGGGGGTCTCAGGCAGAACCGGCGTCCAGCGTCCAGGTACATAATATGCATGTTATGATATATAAATAAAATAGATGTTATAAAAACATGATGAGACTGAGAATATTTGGTCCAGGAAGGAAAGAAACGTCTAAAAAGTTAAATTGATGTGAAACAATCAGAAGTATGTTTGTTAAATAGAATATTCAGGAAGGGAATAGAATATCCAGAGAAATACAAATGAGAGCAGCAAAACCCGAAGATGTTGAGGAGTTAAAAAAGCTAATATATGAAACAATTGATTCATGTTGTTCCGGCGTTTATCCCTGCGAAGCTATTGACTATTTTAAAGAGTACCGCAATACGCAGAATATCCTTAACGACATACTCAAAGGACACTGCCTGATTCTTACCTGCGGGAGAGAGTTGATAGGGACAGGCACTCTTTTAAGTTCGAACGCCAGAAGGATCTTCGTAAATCCCTTATACCAGAAGATGGGACTCGGAAAAAGGATTATGCGCGGACTTGAAGAGAAGGCTATAAAAGAAAAAGTCCGGATAATGGACCTGGACGCCTCACTTGTAGCCTATTCTTTCTACAGAGCTCTCGGATATCAAACACAGTCAGAAGAGATAATTCAGGTAAAAAACGGGCAAAACTTAAGGTACTATAAAATGGTGAAAAAAATGGTGAAAAACCTCGGACCTCGGAATTAATTAAAATACGGTCCTTGAAGAGGATTGTCCTTAATTGCCTGTTCCTCAGCGAAACGCTGCTTGCTCGGCAGGACATATACATAGGACATATACATAAATGATCCACGTAGCAGTTATTCCGACAAGTCCCATAGCTCTGAAGAAGAGCAGACAATGCGGGAAGGCACCCGTATATAGAATCTACAGAACTGTAATACTGCAAGCGACTGATCATGAGGAAGTTAAGTTTCGTATAAATAAGAGATTTTGAGTACAGGCAATAAAGTTCGAAAATAGTTTCAGGACCAGAGAAAAATTCAGGTCCTGATTTCAGTCTTCACAGAGATAACTCTCGCCTTACATCTCATACTCCAGTATATCCTCGATTGTGTCCACGTACTCGACGTTTATCCCAATATTCTCTTCGATATATTCTTCGGCATCCACTGCTTCCGGAACCCTTTCAACAACAGTAAAGCCGCCTATACTTCTTTCCTCAAGGTTGTAAATAACAAGCTCACTGTTTTCTCTGGGCAGAAGGAACAGAGTTTTCCCTCCGGCTTCTGCTGCTTTAGCTTTTTCAAAGACCCCGCCGATAGCGCCTACATTGCCTTCGTCATCTATGGTACCGGTAAGGGTTACACTGTTATTGAGTTCGGTTCCATTGATTGCAGAGATTGTTAGAAGAGTCATGAGAGCACCTGCACTAGAACCATCAACACCTGGGATTTCCTGATCTGCAGTAATGCTGAAGATAACGTCAGTGCCTGAAAGAGAAACTCCGGTTTCCTGCTGAGCAACGAAAACCGCAGTGTTTGCAGCATCCTGGAAAATCACGCCCATAAGAGGCGTTGTCTGGACAAGCACCCTACCTTTTCCGGCTCTGGTCTCAACCGAGATATTCAGTAGAGCCCCCTCTTCAGAAACAATCTCCCGGATAAAAGGACCTGACCTTTCCAGTTCAATATTCTGAAAGACAGCAGGAGCCTGCAAACTGGCAAAACCCTGCAGACCTGTCGGGCAGGCTTGAAGGTTATTCTCCAGTTCAAAAACTCTCTCCCTGTAATAGTCCAGCTGAGAAGCATAAGACTGGAGAGACTTGTTATTCTGAGTTATTTGTGTTTCGAGTCTTTCATTTTCCCTTTCAAGGGAATTTATCTGTGCCTGCATTTCCTGAACCTGTTCTCCCTCAACCGGAACTTGCTCGAACAGGAGAAGGTAAGCATTCGCAACAAGCGACAGGACAAGGACAAAGGCAAGAAGCTTGGATTTCATATAATGAATTATTTTACCACGGCTGGTACTTATTTCTTCCTAAGACACGTGAAGGGATTCGAAGAATGAAGAAAGAAGAAGATGTGGAATTAATACAAAAAAGGCTGGACTGTGGTGGAATAGTCAGGTCAACGAGTTAAGCTACTTCAAGAAGATTCCTCCTTCGAGCAGGTACACCTCCAGATAGATATTTATGTGGGCTGCCAGCAGCCAGGCTTTAAACTGACCTTTCAGAAGACTTCTTTTTCTTCATCTTCCTTTTTATCTTTCTCATCCTGTTTCCATGTCAGTATTACTTTAAGATTTGCTTCCTTATCCGATTTAGTAATAACTGCCCTTCCATCTGTAGTCAGGCGAAGATTAAAAGCCATCTGTATCTGAGAAGGTCTTCTTTCTGAAGGTATTTCCTCCACAGTATTTCCAACCTTTCTAGAAAACTCCTTAATAAGAAGCATTGCATTGTTAATCGAATCTACGGATTTCTCTTCCACGGCTTTAGGAGAGACGAGAGTCATTTTTATAGTGCCGGGGGCATGCCCCAGTTCGGCTAAAAGCGGCCCTATTTTCACAGCTTCCCTTTCAGATATCTTGTTTTCATCTTTGTTGTTGTTCGTGTTATTACTAACGTCTTTACCAATAACGCTTTTAAGATTCATGCATTACCACCCCAAAATGCAATACAGGGACGTATGACAGGAAAAGAGAACACGCCCCGGAAAAAGCGAATAAGATAGATAAAGTAGTATACAATTGGATAAATAATTGTTGACGCGTTTCATATTTCAGACCTTAGTTTAGATTTCGGATTTTAGATTTCAAATACTATAGTTAAAGACAACGATTAAAATTGAAATCTAAGGTTTAAAGACTGAAAAAGAAGTATTTTTGATTAAAATACAGCACCGAAAAAAAACTGGAAAAAAAATAGGAAGAGAGGCGGATCTAACTCTTTGGCCCTCTTTAACCCTCTTTAACCCTCTTTGACCCTCTTTAACCCTCTTTAACCCTCTTTGACCCTCTTTAACCCTCTTTGACCCTCTTTAACCCTCTTTGACCCTCTTTAACCCTCTTTAACCCTCTTTGACCCTCTTTAACCCCCTTTGACCCGAACTTACTCGAAGAATACTTTTTACTTTAACTTTCTTCGGCTTTTTTTACCTGTGGGCCTTCTTTTGTATCCTGAACAATATACCCCAGAGATTTTATTTTCTCCCTGATCGCATCCGAGGCTGTCCAGTCTTTCTTTTTCCGGGCAGCTTCGCGTTCTTCAACAAGTCTGGAAACTTCCTCAGAGATTTCCTCTTTACCAGCCTGTGCAAAGATACCGAGAACATCTGAAAATCGCTTATAGAGAAAGTGGATTTGTTCCAGAACCTGCCGGCCCCTTCCGGTTTCGAGG
The genomic region above belongs to Methanosarcina horonobensis HB-1 = JCM 15518 and contains:
- the lysS gene encoding lysine--tRNA ligase, with the translated sequence MTTEINNTDLSENVPLADETNLDTSLSGSRAFDESKLAKLNGVVSQGLNPYPYRFKKNWDICKILEKFEDFEKNEGLTVRTAGRLYNIRKHGKMIFADLGDQAGRIQILIRKGNLPDEEFETFKNLVDSGDIVGIQGSLFRTKRGENSISVSEFSLLSKSLCALPEKFHGLKDIETRYRKRYLDLIVNAEKREIFVMRSKLISEIRRFLTDREFLEFETPILQTVYGGANARPFTTFHNCLGQNLFLRIAPELYLKRLVVGGYEKVFEICKNFRNEDIDTTHNPEFTMIEVYEAYRDYNDMMDLTEALISELVFKLTGGYEVKMGEKTINLRSPWKRTSMEDALKEYAGLDVFAHSLEELKKIAIENRIEDYEKAKSHGEFLALLFEGLVEDKLINPTFIYDFPVENSPLAKSHREKAGFVERFELFLNGWELANGYSELNDPLEQEKRFEDQDKKRKLGDLEAQTVDYDFINALGYGLPPTGGMGLGIDRLTMILSGLESIKEVILFPQMKRE
- a CDS encoding PocR ligand-binding domain-containing protein produces the protein MRLKLEDILSPAREPEDLQLAEIVDVKAIQSLMDDFYKLAQIPMSLDDLKGNVLVGIGWQDICTKFHRIHPETCRHCVESDTELSTGVLPAEFKLYRCKNNMWDVVTPIIVGGQHVGNIFSGQFFFEDESVDYKFFRSQAKKYGFNEKEYITALEKVPRLSREAVDTGMAFLMKLANMISQLSYSNIKLAQSLVERDAFMDAMQESERRERARSDELSAVLDAVPAAVWMAHDPGALQITGNRLSYEWLQVPEGTNVSKSASGGERLTFRLFKDGAEIPLADMPLRISAAGIELNDYEFDIKTTDGALRHLLGNARPLRDEQGKIRGSISAFIDITERKRTEETLAFERSQLLSIFDGIDDVVYVTDPYTCEVLYANKAMKEKFGGELIGGICYREFQRRDSPCDFCTNPVILKERGKPYHWEYYNSTVERYFMIMDRIIKWPDGRDVRFEIAKDITERKKTEEALQKAYGSLEEKVKERTAELEKAYKALVENERRLSEAQRLAHIGIWDWNLETDEIYWSDETFRILGCNPRRFGLPYSEILKLIHPDDREHADDVVNRALKGNPFSTDLRIILDDGEDRVVHAQGEAVFDEKNNPLRIRGTVQDITESKKAEEKIKILADAVESSDDAIITESLDGIVTSWNKGAEQIYGYSAEEILEKNVSILEPDDRKGEIKHLTEKIKHKEKIQRFRTLRLKKDGTIINISVTYSPIFDASGEPVAVSAIARDITERIRAEETLAKIEEARKKEIHHRIKNNLQVISSLLDLQSEKFQDKAVLEAFRESQSRVLSMSLIHEELYKGEGTDTLDFSTYLQKLAENLFQTYTLFSKSVHLCMDLEENAYFNMDIAVPLGIIVNELVSNSLKHAFTENQEGEIRIQLCREEKSNEMQESLFSLTISDNGKGIPENIELESLETLGTLGLQLVSTLVDQMDGKVEPRRDHGTEFRITFKITENNGKIVSPVN
- a CDS encoding metallophosphoesterase — protein: MPPEIIPILEEPALTATNTETALVIADIHLGIEWDLYRSGINLPSRMKDRLDRILGYIQAVSPDRVVLLGDVKHNVPQVSWQEKDEIPRFLETLAEHAHVDIFPGNHDGGIEFLFSGQKGIKVHSARGAVLDGIGYFHGHTWPAPELLAASHVITAHNHPTVRFTDTFGYSIVEPAWVRTKFKAEALKERFGNLDFEDRKDWADPEVFIMPAFNELCGGVPFNESTQEDLLGPVFSSGGIELESAEVYLLDGTRLGQIRNIRKLQHTKVRSKIGSRNRKKWEKST
- a CDS encoding GNAT family N-acetyltransferase; amino-acid sequence: MRAAKPEDVEELKKLIYETIDSCCSGVYPCEAIDYFKEYRNTQNILNDILKGHCLILTCGRELIGTGTLLSSNARRIFVNPLYQKMGLGKRIMRGLEEKAIKEKVRIMDLDASLVAYSFYRALGYQTQSEEIIQVKNGQNLRYYKMVKKMVKNLGPRN
- a CDS encoding S16 family serine protease, with translation MKSKLLAFVLVLSLVANAYLLLFEQVPVEGEQVQEMQAQINSLERENERLETQITQNNKSLQSYASQLDYYRERVFELENNLQACPTGLQGFASLQAPAVFQNIELERSGPFIREIVSEEGALLNISVETRAGKGRVLVQTTPLMGVIFQDAANTAVFVAQQETGVSLSGTDVIFSITADQEIPGVDGSSAGALMTLLTISAINGTELNNSVTLTGTIDDEGNVGAIGGVFEKAKAAEAGGKTLFLLPRENSELVIYNLEERSIGGFTVVERVPEAVDAEEYIEENIGINVEYVDTIEDILEYEM
- a CDS encoding CU044_2847 family protein codes for the protein MNLKSVIGKDVSNNTNNNKDENKISEREAVKIGPLLAELGHAPGTIKMTLVSPKAVEEKSVDSINNAMLLIKEFSRKVGNTVEEIPSERRPSQIQMAFNLRLTTDGRAVITKSDKEANLKVILTWKQDEKDKKEDEEKEVF